The DNA sequence GGGGCTCCGTCGTAGCGAGGGCGAGTAAGGCTCTGGGATCACTCAAAAAATCGCCCAAATAGCGCTCGCGCTGATCGGGTGTTGTCTCGTCTGTGAGGAGGCGCGTAAATTTGTAGGTCTGATCGAGCGAAACGGCAACCCCCAGATCACCATATGCCATCTCCTCGGTGACCATGGCCTGAACCAGGTGGCGCGCCCCAAAGCCCCCATGCTCTTTGGGCACAGTTAGCGTCCTGAGCCCCGCCGCGTCTATCTTCTCGGTGATCTCCCAAGGATAGGCCTCATCGGGTGGGTAATTCCGGTCCCTCTCTGCGGCAATAGGAAGAAGGTCCTCGCGCGCAATTTGCCGAGCCCGGCGGACCATCTCTTGCTCTTCGGGTGTTAGATCCGGCTCCAATTTCAGCTCCGAGGTTTATTCGATTCTATATTCGACGAGGTGTTCAATATTACGATGCCCTGCTAGCTGCAACACCATTCGTCAGCATTGACGATAACGAATCGGCGGATTCAACTACCAGCCGCTCAAATTCTGATTGCTCGGAACTCTCCATCCCCGCCGTGGGCATGGCCACCATGAGCACCGCGATGACATCGCCACCCGTGCCGCGAATCGGTGCGGCAATGCTCAGCGCACCGAGAATGTGCTCCCCATCGCTGAGGGCATAACCCTTCTCGCGGACACACTTCAATTCATCAATATATTCGGTGGCTACTGTTATCGAACGGTCGGTGTAGCGCGTCAACCCGTATTCGCCGATCATCCTCTTTACCTGCTCTGGTGGCAGATGGGCGAGAAACACCTTCCCCCCGGCTCCAAAGTCCCAGGCGCGGCGCGCGCCCTGGGGCGAGTGAACACGGAGGTCGTCAGGACTCTCGATGCATTCGACGACCACCATGTCGTCGCCGTCTTTTATTCTAATCGAAACAGTTGCCTTGGTTTTAGCCACTAGTTTCTTCATGAGTGGCCGTGCCTCTGGCATCAGGTTGAATCTTCGGCTGGCCACGGAGCCGAGTTCAAAGGCGTGCAGACCCAATAGGTATTTTCTGTTTTTAAGATTTTTTCTCAAAAAACCGACATCTTCAAGCGTCTTGACCGCCCGATGGACCCGGCTTTTGTGCAAACCAAGTTCATTGGAAATCTCTGTGATTCCCCATTCAAAATCCGTGTCCGTAAATAGCTGCAGGATTTCGAGCCCCCGCCGAAGCCCCTCGGAACGTCCACCCGAATTCATTGTTCTCCCCCCAGGAACATTTGTTCTGATAATTTCACTGTACAGGCTGGGTGCCTTTTTTGTCAATGAATCCGGACCTTTCCAGCAGTTCACTGAAACCAATCAGGCTGGTAGTATGCGCCGTCAAATTCTAAATAATCGAATCAAGGATTTTGTCATGCGACCATTTCGAAGCTTGCTCTTTAGTCCGGGAATTCGTCCCGAAATGATGGAAAAAGCCCCGCGCTCGGGCGCAGACGGCCTGATCTTCGATCTGGAGGACTCGGTTCCCAACGATCGGAGACAAGAGG is a window from the Nitrospinaceae bacterium genome containing:
- a CDS encoding IclR family transcriptional regulator; translated protein: MNSGGRSEGLRRGLEILQLFTDTDFEWGITEISNELGLHKSRVHRAVKTLEDVGFLRKNLKNRKYLLGLHAFELGSVASRRFNLMPEARPLMKKLVAKTKATVSIRIKDGDDMVVVECIESPDDLRVHSPQGARRAWDFGAGGKVFLAHLPPEQVKRMIGEYGLTRYTDRSITVATEYIDELKCVREKGYALSDGEHILGALSIAAPIRGTGGDVIAVLMVAMPTAGMESSEQSEFERLVVESADSLSSMLTNGVAASRAS